The Tenrec ecaudatus isolate mTenEca1 chromosome 17, mTenEca1.hap1, whole genome shotgun sequence sequence CAGAGGGCAGTGATGGCTGGAGACCCCAGGGGTCAGGAGGGCCAGAGGTTCTCATAGCTCCCTACTCCGGGCCCCCTCACCTCAAAAAGGCCCTCAGGGTATATTTGCATAATATCAAGTGTAAATTGGATAATGTTAGGGTAGGCAATGGATATGAGATTGTATTAGGGGAAAGCCAAGGAGAAGAAAAAACAGACTCCCAGAAGATACCTCTAACTGGAGGCAAAATCCAAATTTTGGATTTTTAGGGCTTCAGATATCAGAAAAGCAATGGGCCCTGAGACAGGTGGTGCCGGTACTGGAGGAGCAGGCGAGGCTGAGAGCACCCAGCGGGCGGACGGTCAATTCAGCTCAAACGAGGTCGTTCAGAACTCAAGCCTCACTGTCCTCACCTGCAAAACGATGGAGGGATGACGGAGAATGGAGACGAGGGCTTGGCCTGCTAGTTGGGGTATAGGCACTTGGTACATGGCACGTGGCTCGGACAGGCAGGGACTTGTCAGGAGtgggtttgttgttattattgaccCTAAGAGTGGCCTCTTCTTGCAAGGGCCAGTGTGTGGGCaggaggcagagaaggaggggtgaCAGCCGGGGGACGGGAGGGGGCAGGAAGTCAGCCTGGGATGAGGCTGCTAGGACATAACTTGTCTGTCCACCCACCAGTGACCCTCGACTGTCTGACAGGGAGGCGGGACAAGGACCCAGACCTCTGTCCTTGAAGCTCACACAGCCCTCAGCCTGGAAGGAACAACATTCTCTCGCCTGGAAGGAACAACCTGACACGCTTCAGGGCTTAGAGGAAGGTGACCTTGGACAAGGTGCTGCACCTCTCAGGGCTTCCGTTTCCCCATCTTTAAAATGGGAAGGACAGACACCGCCTAGTGCCGCTATGAGGATTATGGGTGACTCTCCTTGTAAGGCTACAAGGACAGCAGCAGAGTATAAGCACCGCGTGTCTGTTTGTCTGGAGTGATAAGAACGAGCCAGCAAACCCTAGACCCAGAGCCCTCTGTCCCCGCAGCCCTCCCCGGCCAGCTCTGGGTATAACACACAAACACtacggaatgaatgaatgaatgatcaaGGAGATGGGGGAGGCATGAAGTGCAGGGTGTTCAAGGACCCAGGCACGTTTCAGATGATGAGGCGCAGCTGTTGGTGTCAAGATGGGGAGTCACATGGCCTCACGTCCTGATTCCACCATCTAGAATTGTGGGACGGTCACCCAGGGCCTGCCCCTCTCTATTGTGGCCTGATGCTTGGGTACAGGGCCAACCtgtcccacggggtttccaagcctgtgaggTCGTGGaagtggatctccaggcctgtggtctgaggccccctgggtgggtttgaactgccaacctttctgctaGTGGTTGAGCACTTAACCTTCTGCACCTTCCAGggcctcctccccttccctgtaacccccccacccccacgccactGCCAGAGTGCATTCAAACTAGCACTGCCCTGGGGGTCCCAAGACAGCAAACCAGAGAGCCttcgctttctcccacagattttgtgggtttgaacccctgaccttgtggttagcagccccacacataacccactgggccaccagggattCCTTATCTATAAAGAGGGGCCGATAACAGTGCCTGCCCACAGGCTACTGGCGGAAGTAGGGAAGACAACGAGTGTTCAAGAAACGTCAGTCTCAGTCTCCCCGGAGGATGGTGGTGGAGGCGCCCCGTGCTCACAGCCTGGCTGGCCTGCCTCCCCCGTCTTCATGACACGCTCCTGTGACCAAGCACCAGTCCCCTAGGTCATCTCAGTGCAAAGCAGCAAGCATAGGCTCTGCCTGCAGCCTGGTTCTGTCACACACAGCTGCTCCCCCTGCTCCCCGACTTCTGGTTTCTCATCTGTAGCGAAAGGATGGCAACCTGCCTTGCTGGGAAGAGGAAGGGACGCTGCCTTTCAGCCGCTAAACTCAGTAGAGGCGCCTCAGCAAAGGACCAGGGTAGCTGTCGCTGTCCCAGCCTCAGGGCTCTAAGTCTGGGATCTTGCTGCAGAGAGGCCTGCTGCTTCCGCCCTCCTTGGCAGCGACCCACAGCCCTGTGGTCTAGTTAATACGCCCTTCTAGCCACAGCCTGTGTTATCTCCACCAAATGACCTTCATTTGCCAGATGGATCTGGGTCCGAAGGGGGAGGGTACCGATTGGATCATGTGGCTCATCTGTGAGGACTGTCAACAGTTAACTGTGCGTGGTTTCTCACTGCATATAAAACaagccatcttggaagcaggAAGGAGAGAGTCTTACTGCCAGtgtgatccaggagacagctttgacacaAGAGGGGAGTCTGAAGAGCAGCACCAGGCACCAGAGCCTGAGACAGAGAGGTGGATATCGAAGTCCACAGAGCTTTGGAACAGAAGGCTGGTTTGTGGAGTGGGGCACCTCTGGGCACTTGATTGGAGGAGctgagtttgctgacccacagagctggagcAGAATGCCTTCATGTTGAGGCTTCCaatggagtggcatgccctttgggcatttattggcagccctaaaagagTTTTGTAACACTGCCCAAATGGGACAGAGGCCAGGCCAAGGGGCTGAAGGGTAGAATGACCTGCCTATGAGAAGAAAcaatcctgactgaagaacttgaGCAGTCCCCTCCTGTGAACTACCCTAACCAACCTCATAATTGtgacttctgtgtggccactgcaatgaattctgGGACTCGGCAGGAAAGTAGAGTGTGCCATGGGAGACGAAGCACCTGGGCAGTGGGCAGGCCCAGGGCAGACGGGGGCCCAGGCAGTGGGAGTAGGGGCAGGGTGGCTCCAGGTAGGTGCATAAGCTTGTTGTCCTCAAGCTCGTGCTGGTTCACGGTGACCTCGTGTGTCCAGGCAGAGTTGTGCTCTGCAGGGTCTCAGTGACTGGTTTTccggaaatagatcaccaggcctttctctggaTGGAGTCTCTGGATAGTGGCTGAGTGCATGAACACGTTGGTGTGGatttaaaacccaaacccaacccactgccatagcgaccctagagggcagactaACACTGCCCCCAAGGGGTTTCTAAGGTTCTAGATCTTTACTGAACGAGATGGCTTCCTCCCTCTCCTGATTTGAAGCACGCAGCCCTTAACCTACTGTGTCCTTGGGTGTGCATCAGAGAGAGTGCGCAGGCCTCAGGGACAGCCCAGCACCCATAGGGCCTGGAgacctgggggagggaggaggtgctTTTGGTTCTGGAGCATGTAGATTTTGTCTGGAGAGTCTGTGGGAGTCACATGATTTGCACATGTAGGGCACAGAAGGactggagcgggagggagggggctgagggagcagggaggaggcaGCTGCAGCTTGCCCCTGGTACCCGAGGCAGGACACACGCCACCCAAGGCTGGCTCAGTGGCCACAGGGGCCGAAGTAAGGTGGCCAGGCAGCTGGCCCCACTTTACATGCATGGGGTAGCTGGAGCAGGGAGTTGGGCCAGGCTGAAAGGAGGCCTTGGGAGGAGGGCGCTGGGCTTCTGGGTCCCAGAGTGACTTATTGGCACTGTGACGCCCAGCTTCCAGAGGCTGAGGCTGGCGGGAGAGAGTGAgggatggggcaggggcaggggcaggggcaggaggctGGGAGCTGAGCGAGGGTCCGAGGGTCCGGGTCTGGCTCTAGGGGAGCCAGAGAGGGAATCGCCCAGCACAGGGGCACACAGCTAGCCTCCCTGAGCAGGTTTGCACCTTTCTCCAGCTTCCTGTCTCCCAGCTGGAGGAGATGGTACCACAGGGGCCACAGTCAGCCCTGGCACCCAGGCTGCGGAAGCTGAGGGCTCAGGACAGGCGCTTGGAAGCCCCCCAGACATGGAGGGCCATGGGTGGTGCTCACATGTGTTTGGTGTTGTGAGGACACATCCACACCCACGCACGAGCGCTGGTTGCCAGCGCCCAGCCTCAGACCCCTTGGGGGGAGGCCAGGAGAAATGAGGTCAGTCTAAGAGAATCTGTCCTGGGCtcccacaccaggcctgggggtctgctCTCCAGCACACAGCTTGGCCTCCCCTGGGCTGGGATTTTCCACGGCCCAGGCCTAGAGGGTGGAGAGCGAGAGCCCAGGACAGGGGAAATGCTATTGCTCCTGCCCACCCTACATGCCCTCCTGCCCTTCACACTGTGGATTCAATGACTAGAGGATGGTGCTGACTCACCTGTCCTTACAGCAATTCTTGGGAAGTTCTTGCTGACCAGGGGTGAGGGAAGACCCCCCTCCTCTGGGCTCCTATAACACCCACTTGCTCAATCTCAGCACTGAGATACACCCCCCCCCCTGCAATGCGGCTCCTCCAGGGCAGGGCTGGCTTGATGCATATCAGCACTCATGACCTAGCTCCCGAGTCCTCCACATTCTGGGAAGACACGTCTTTGACCCAAAATGAACTCTGGGGCCCAGGGGCCTTGGCTTGCTaagaagcaaacacacacacacactccagaggcGGCCTGGCCCCGGCCCATCCCTCTCTCAATCAAACGGCTCCTTAAGGATTGACAGACCACAGAGGGGCCCTACAAATCCCACTGGCTCAGAGCCCAGAGAACTGGCTCTGCCAGCATCATGCTGTGGTCTTAGAGGCCAGAGCTTTTGCCTCTGCCCAGGGTGGGTTTTCTGAACTCCACCATTAGGTCTTGCATTCTAAGAAAAGGTATGACCTAAGTCAAGTCCCTTTGGGTTACAGCtctaagagcagctggtggtgaggACCTGCTACAAAGATGCTGTGCTagtccctggggtggggtggacagGCTGATCCATCCTTCACATGCCCCAGAAGGACTACCTGGCTGCTTCCTGCCCTGAGTTCCTACAGGTATGCAAAGTGGGATTCAGCACCCAATTTGAGTGCCATGCCTTGGATTGGGGGAGGAGGCACCAGTGGGGTGCCTattccttagctttgggagcatgTCAGGAGCCCCatggtgggggcaggagggtCCTCTGCAGAGTCTCCCCCACACTGGACTCAGGCTGGCTGGAGACAGGCCGCATTCCTTGCTGGTGACCTAGGGACAGTGGCTGGGCTTGGGGTCTTGGGTGCCCTGGGGGCCTGCTAAAGCAATTTCAGAGTGAGCAGAGGATCATGGGTAGAGGGCGCTGATGGTAGTCTGCAGGAGACAGGTCAGGAATTCCATAGCCATTGAGGCTGAGCACAAAACTCTGACCAAAGCTGACTGTCCAGAGGAGGAGTGGTTTGAAGAGAGTAGGGGATGAGCGGTGGCCTTCCAGCCTGGGCACACCACCAGGCGGCCTTTGCCTCTGCTGAGGTAGCCCTCTTGGTGACAGCACTGCAGCCTTGCCCATCTGAGGGGTGACAACAGCCCCCACTGTCTCCTCCAGGGCAGAGGGTTTGGGCCTATCATCCACTCCCACCCTCTAAAAAAAGCCAGTGGGAAGTACACCCAGGCCCCAGCTCCCTCCTGGGACTCCCAGCAGGGCCAGGGAGAGGATGAGGAGAGGCAGACACTGGCCTGGAGCATAAAGTTTAAGgagccaccctccccccaaaaaactcaGTGGAAAGATAGGTAAGATCTCAGTATAATATTGTTTTTGAAAATGACATTCCAGGCACGCACACGTGCGCACAGAAACCCATGATGAACAAAATAGCCAAACTGCAAAGACCAGATCAGTATTGCAGATTTCCCCACCCCTCTTTTGCCTTAGGCTCCAATGTGGCTCCACAGGCGGTTACTGATTCTATTTAAAAGTTTGGTGTTTTGTTCATCACAGGCATTTTTGCCTTAATGTTGCCTAAAAAAATATTGCAGTAACTATTACTCATCTTGATTACTGAGCTTTTTTTGGCACCCCCTTAAAATTCGCTCCCCAGGCTAATGCCTCTTGGACCTCATTCTAGTCTCCACCTTGCAgcccccttcccacctccccctcccccttaggGTGTTCTGTTCCATCTAGCAGGTTCTCTAGCCTGACTCCTGCCTGGGATGCCAGCCTCTGCTTTAACGTGCCCATCCAGACCAGGCTCACACCTGCCCTGTGACTGGGACCTCAACAGAGGCACCCACTGAGCCCTTCCTGGTCCCCGAAGAACCTAGTTTCTCATGGTCCctgtgtccccctgggaagggggtcTAGGGACCCCCAAGGGTAGACGGCTGGCTTCCACTGAGAGAGGCAGGGGGGATAGATAGTtccttccctttgtccccagatgACCCAAGCCAGGTCACAGGGCAGAGCTTCCTCCAGagccccctcacccctgcacccgGCCTGGCAAGACTCCAGCACCCACCACTGATGCGTGGGGATGGGCAAGACTTGGAGTTGGCGCCCActggggccaggggctccccagcagcTCAGAGTCGGCCTTgggtgaaagatggaggaggggcCTGCACCCCGGGGTGGACGCGGGGGAGGGGGCACCGGGCCTCTTGGGGGGGCGACACTTACCGCGACCGTTCTGGTTGGGTCGGTACACGCTGCCCACGCTGAGGCGGCCCTGCTGCGCGCCGTTCCGCTCCCCGCCCGGAGGGGGCGCGTCGGAGCTGCGCACCGGCAGGTAGGGCGGCTCGGGCGCGCGGTACGCGGGCTGCGGCTCCACGGGCCGCGGCTGCGGGACGTAGGCCTCGGGCTGCCCGTTGGCGCCGTAGGGCGGGTACCAGCCGAGGCGGGGGTCGCCGCCGTAGGTCTGCGCGGCCGCGTCGGGGCTCGGCTCCGGGTAGGCGGGCTGCTCGAGGAGGCCGGCAGTGCCCTCGTGGTAGAGGCTGTGCGAGTAGCGGCGGTCTAGGCCGTCGGGGGGCTGCGGCTGCAGCGGCTGCAGCGGCTGCGGCGGCGCGTAGGGCCTCTCTGCGCCCGGGTAGAAGCCCTGCGGCGGGTACTCGGGCTGCtcctcgccgccgccgccgtaaTCCTCGTAGCGCGCGCGCGGCTGGAACGGGTAGAGCACGCCCGCCGAGGCCACGGCCGCCGCCCCCGCGCCCAGGCCGCCGCCCGCGCCGCGGTAGTACACGTAGCCCTGTTCGTAGGTGCGCGCCGCGGGGTCGTAGTTCTCGTACTGGCCGACGTAGGGCGCCTGCGGGTAAGGGAACTGCTGCGGGTACGGGGCTGCCTGGCGGTAGGTGGTGGCGAAGGCCGAGGCCGAGACCGAGGTGGAGGCGGAGCCCCCGTGGCGTTGCTGGGAGACGGAGGTGCGGGCCCGGGCCAGGCCCGTGCTGTCCCCGACGGCCACCTCGCGCCAGTTGTCCGGCACCTGCCCGAAGCCGAATGGGTGGCGCGCCTGGCCCCGCACCGTGTCCGAGCCCACGCGCCCGGGCAGCGGCAGGGACGGGGCCTGCCGGCGCCGGGGGCCTCCGGAGCTCCGCCGCTGCGAGACCTGCGGGGTGCCCGCCAGCAGCACCCGGGAGCCGCTCTGGGCGCTCTGCCGCCCCGCCGGCACGTACTCGGAGCCCGAGTTGAGCAGGCTATACACCTGCCCGTTGTTCTCCCACTGGATCAGCTGCCGCCAGCGCCCCGGGTCGGCGCTCTGCGCGGCGGCCGCCTGCGGTTGCTGCCCGCGCACCGGGACGCAGAGGCAGCAGACGCCCCACACCAGGGCCCCCAGCTGCCAGCCAGCCGGGGCCAGAGCCATGGTGGCCCCTCGGCAGAGGCCTGCTGAGCAGAGAGGCGCTGGGCAGCGGCCTCCTGGGCGTGTTTCTCTTCCCACGGCCTCGAGGACAGGACGGCTCCTTGCCTGCCCCGGCTCTAGCTTTGTCCATGCTGGCCTTGTCCCGAGCGGGACGACTCCTCCGATGACAGCATGTCGAGGCCAAGgggtcagggcagggcaggggcggTGCCCAGGGCTGCACGAGGCTCTCTGCAGGGCACCGCGAGGGCAGGGACCtcctggaggggtggggggcgccttACATGGCCAGCCCTGTACTGGCTAGCCGCTGGGCAGGCGCTTTCTCACTCTGAATGAAAAAGCAACAGGCTGGGAGAGTTGGGAGGTTTGGAGCTGGCTGGTCCGCCTGCTGGGGCTTCCTCCGCGGGGCCCTATGGTCCGTCGGGTTTTAGCTATGTGGCCTGTCCCGCTGCTGCTGTGCTCTAGCAGCGCCTGGCGCACCCAGCCAAGCCACAGCCTGCCCCTGGGAAGGGAACAAGGCAGGGAGTGAGCTGGGGCCTCTGGGGACTTAGACCCGGTAAGTGGGGCTCTGGCAGGCAGGACAGGGCTGGGGAGGTAGCACCATCTTGCCCGTTCCTTTCTCTGGAAAGAACAGACCCCATCATCCCTGGTCCCTGCCGTTCttactggcctcctgtttaggcTTGTATGGGACCCTTACTCTTGTCTACTCCAGCTTCTCTCCAGGACCCCTGGACTTCCTTGCCCCTCGTTCCTTGAAGTCAGTACTAAGAGACACATCGCCTTGTTAGTGGGCCCCCTTGGGGAGATGCTGCTGAGCAGGGTGGACCCAATATTGGCTACATCCGTAGGCCTGAGCACAAGGTGGGGCTGGAATGTTGGATTTTTTCCCTGTAGGCATATCTTGGGACCTTGCTATCCCAGTCTGTGGAATGGGAGTGGGTCCTGGACTGAATGGGATGTGtggaatctgtgtgtgtgtgatcaactTCTCACACATTTCTGATAGCCTGGAACCCAGAGGCTGCTTTTGCTCCAGGTAGGACCGTTATGAGACAGAGACGCCTGTCCATAGAGTACAGGAGAGGGGCAGGTCGCAGGTGGGTTCAGAATGGGGGCCTGGTCT is a genomic window containing:
- the LOXL1 gene encoding lysyl oxidase homolog 1, with product MALAPAGWQLGALVWGVCCLCVPVRGQQPQAAAAQSADPGRWRQLIQWENNGQVYSLLNSGSEYVPAGRQSAQSGSRVLLAGTPQVSQRRSSGGPRRRQAPSLPLPGRVGSDTVRGQARHPFGFGQVPDNWREVAVGDSTGLARARTSVSQQRHGGSASTSVSASAFATTYRQAAPYPQQFPYPQAPYVGQYENYDPAARTYEQGYVYYRGAGGGLGAGAAAVASAGVLYPFQPRARYEDYGGGGEEQPEYPPQGFYPGAERPYAPPQPLQPLQPQPPDGLDRRYSHSLYHEGTAGLLEQPAYPEPSPDAAAQTYGGDPRLGWYPPYGANGQPEAYVPQPRPVEPQPAYRAPEPPYLPVRSSDAPPPGGERNGAQQGRLSVGSVYRPNQNGRGLPDLVPDPNYVQASTYVQRAHLYSLRCAAEEKCLASTAYAPEATDYDMRVLLRFPQRVKNQGTADFLPNRPRHTWEWHSCHQHYHSMDEFSHYDLLDAATGKKVAEGHKASFCLEDSTCDFGNLKRYACTSHTQGLSPGCYDTYNADIDCQWIDITDVQPGNYILKVHVNPKYLVLESDFTNNVVRCNIHYTGRYVSATNCKIVQS